The nucleotide sequence GGCTGAGGAGTTAGAAGATTTAGAACGTCGGGAAATGTTTATTTATGATCAGCAAGGAGCGATCACCCTGGGACGTGAACAGGGACGCGAGGAGGGACGCGAGGAGGAAAAGCGTGACATTGCTCGAAACCTACTGGATCGACTGAGTGATGAAGCGATCGCTCAAGTCACAGGATTAAGTCTAAAAACCGTTCAAGAGTTGCGCTCTTAAAGTGAGTCATGATTAACTATTGAGGAAAAGTAATATTTAAGAAAGGAAACTGTGCTTTGATGTTCCAATTTTGTCCATCATGAATTAATAACGTTAATTCAGAGACAGTAAACTCAAAATAAATCGGACGTTGGGCAAATTCTGGCCATGCGGTTTTAAATGCTGTTGGAGTTAAATCTTTAAACGCTACGGTTATATGAGGAGAAAAAGAACGTTTTTTCGAGACTTCATGAACAATATTAAGTTGTTGTTCTAAGTCATTCATTAACGCTTGTTGAAGATTAATTAATTCAGGGGTTTTGATTACATTCACAAACAGGACACGAGGCGGAAAGGCATTAAACCCTGACAAAGTTATAGGAATAGGGGAAGAGTTAAGGGCAAATGTAGTTAAATGGTGTTCTAAAGTTGTCAGGTCTTCTATTAACCATTTAAACGGAGGTTGTAAGGTAATATGAGGTGGAGATTTTAACGCATGACGACTATTATAGGTTTGGGCAAAATAATGTTTAATTTCTGTAATTTGATTTTGAATTTTTTGTGGGGGAAGTAAAGCAATAAAAAACAGTCGTTCTGAAGGTTTCATAAAATTAATCTATAGTAGGGAACAGGGAACAGAAGGGAGAAGAAAATAGGGAATAGGGGGTGAAAAAAGTTATTATTTGTAGCAAAAAGTTAAGGACTTCATATTAGGTAGTGTTTGCGATCGCTCGATAGGTTCTGTTATTATTTAAGGGCTGAACAGCATACATTAACTTCTTTCTCTTGAATTTTCTCCATTTTCTTAACTTTTCTGATCGATTTTGCAGCCAACGGAAAATTTATATTATCATTTAGGTAGTAGTACCAACCCATGGCAACTTCTTGTTCATCGTAAGCATCTACAATGATTGCGTAGGTAATGCGTTCTTCCCTGCGTTCATCCTTTTCAATACTAGCCATAACTTTAATTGCAACTTTTAATCACTTAAAACAACCTAGGCTTGGGGAGTAATCATAACCGTTAATACTTTGTCGC is from Planktothrix sp. FACHB-1365 and encodes:
- a CDS encoding 2'-5' RNA ligase family protein, coding for MKPSERLFFIALLPPQKIQNQITEIKHYFAQTYNSRHALKSPPHITLQPPFKWLIEDLTTLEHHLTTFALNSSPIPITLSGFNAFPPRVLFVNVIKTPELINLQQALMNDLEQQLNIVHEVSKKRSFSPHITVAFKDLTPTAFKTAWPEFAQRPIYFEFTVSELTLLIHDGQNWNIKAQFPFLNITFPQ
- a CDS encoding calcium-binding protein — translated: MASIEKDERREERITYAIIVDAYDEQEVAMGWYYYLNDNINFPLAAKSIRKVKKMEKIQEKEVNVCCSALK